Proteins encoded in a region of the Esox lucius isolate fEsoLuc1 chromosome 9, fEsoLuc1.pri, whole genome shotgun sequence genome:
- the LOC106024432 gene encoding uncharacterized protein LOC106024432 isoform X3 translates to MNSSTLMVTVAGKQTFLTASVGITVVVLVLILCLSGFIWFRRKKDSKSTSSDKRNTRDAKDSGQSDHPNSETYTALNTRNRYSEYDTLESVHPDTNSDMYSSLNMTTRSPDYDTLQSVRPLSDTDAQMHTEPSDYEN, encoded by the exons ATGAACTCTTCAACTCTGATGGTCACTGTTGCAG GGAAACAGACATTTCTGACTGCATCTGTAGGAATCACAGTGGTtgttctggttctcatcctctgtctctctggattcATCTGGTTCAG AAGGAAAAAAGACTCCAAATCCACCTCCTCTGACAAAAGAAACACCAGAGACGCAAAAGACAGTGGACAG AGTGACCATCCTAACAGTGAAACATACACAGCTCTTAACACGAGGAACAGATACTCTGAATATGATACCCTGGAA aGTGTCCATCCTGATACTAACAGTGACATGTACTCATCTCTGAACATGACAACCAGGTCACCTGACTATGACACCCTGCAA AGTGTGAGACCCCTCAGCGACACAGACGCCCAGATGCACACTGAGCCTTCTGATTATGAGAACTGA
- the LOC106024432 gene encoding uncharacterized protein LOC106024432 isoform X2, protein MNSSTLMVTVAGKQTFLTASVGITVVVLVLILCLSGFIWFRKKDSKSTSSDKRNTRDAKDSGQSDHPNSETYTALNTRNRYSEYDTLESVHPDTNSDMYSSLNMTTRSPDYDTLQCLFSVLNQSVRPLSDTDAQMHTEPSDYEN, encoded by the exons ATGAACTCTTCAACTCTGATGGTCACTGTTGCAG GGAAACAGACATTTCTGACTGCATCTGTAGGAATCACAGTGGTtgttctggttctcatcctctgtctctctggattcATCTGGTTCAG GAAAAAAGACTCCAAATCCACCTCCTCTGACAAAAGAAACACCAGAGACGCAAAAGACAGTGGACAG AGTGACCATCCTAACAGTGAAACATACACAGCTCTTAACACGAGGAACAGATACTCTGAATATGATACCCTGGAA aGTGTCCATCCTGATACTAACAGTGACATGTACTCATCTCTGAACATGACAACCAGGTCACCTGACTATGACACCCTGCAA TGTTTATTCAGTGTCCTCAACCAGAGTGTGAGACCCCTCAGCGACACAGACGCCCAGATGCACACTGAGCCTTCTGATTATGAGAACTGA
- the LOC106024432 gene encoding uncharacterized protein LOC106024432 isoform X1, whose product MNSSTLMVTVAGKQTFLTASVGITVVVLVLILCLSGFIWFRRKKDSKSTSSDKRNTRDAKDSGQSDHPNSETYTALNTRNRYSEYDTLESVHPDTNSDMYSSLNMTTRSPDYDTLQCLFSVLNQSVRPLSDTDAQMHTEPSDYEN is encoded by the exons ATGAACTCTTCAACTCTGATGGTCACTGTTGCAG GGAAACAGACATTTCTGACTGCATCTGTAGGAATCACAGTGGTtgttctggttctcatcctctgtctctctggattcATCTGGTTCAG AAGGAAAAAAGACTCCAAATCCACCTCCTCTGACAAAAGAAACACCAGAGACGCAAAAGACAGTGGACAG AGTGACCATCCTAACAGTGAAACATACACAGCTCTTAACACGAGGAACAGATACTCTGAATATGATACCCTGGAA aGTGTCCATCCTGATACTAACAGTGACATGTACTCATCTCTGAACATGACAACCAGGTCACCTGACTATGACACCCTGCAA TGTTTATTCAGTGTCCTCAACCAGAGTGTGAGACCCCTCAGCGACACAGACGCCCAGATGCACACTGAGCCTTCTGATTATGAGAACTGA